A section of the Phaseolus vulgaris cultivar G19833 chromosome 8, P. vulgaris v2.0, whole genome shotgun sequence genome encodes:
- the LOC137825385 gene encoding uncharacterized protein: MGILGENDLWDGLDDVDMEQSITYNALDNEDMTHKCSEAFTTNEVFRDRDELLEWARNVGYSCGLRGKPVKGGQGWMVELICGSHNHDLAETMVGHPYAGRLIVEEKVMVEDMTKTSVKARNILLTMKERNEKNVTTIKQVYNAMCVHRRSQRGHRTEMQQFMLLLERDMYVHWCRCEEVSNVMQDIFWTHPDSLKLVNSFNIVILMDSTYKTNKYRMPLLEVVGITSTGLTFSVAFCLLAAEKENIFCGPLIDLKDCF, translated from the exons ATGGGAATTTTAGGAGAGAATGATTTGTGGGATGGATTAGACGATGTTGATATGGAGCAGTCAATAACTTACAATGCGTTAGATAATGAAGATATGACACATAAGTGTAGTGAGGCATTTACTACAAATGAG GTATTTCGTGATCGAGATGAGCTGTTAGAGTGGGCGAGAAATGTTGGTTATAGTTGTGg ATTGCGAGGCAAACCAGTCAAAGGTGGTCAGGGGTGGATGGTTGAATTAATTTGTGGATCTCACAATCATGATTTGGCAGAGACAATGGTAGGTCATCCGTATGCTGGAAGGTTAATTGTAGAGGAAAAGGTTATGGTGGAGGATATGACTAAAACTTCAGTGAAGGcaagaaatattttactaacaatgaaagagagaaatgagaagaatgTGACGACGATAAAGCAAGTTTATAATGCAATGTGTGTTCACCGAAGATCACAACGAGGTCACAGAACAGAAATGCAACAATTCATGTTGTTATTGGAGCGAGACATGTACGTGCATTGGTGTAGGTGTGAAGAGGTGTCGAATGTTATGCAGGATATATTTTGGACACACCCAGATTCATTAAAGCTAGTGAACTCATTTAATATTGTCATATTGATGGATAGTACgtacaaaacaaacaagtataGGATGCCTTTACTTGAGGTTGTTGGGATTACATCAACTGGTTTGACTTTTTCCGTTGCATTTTGTTTACTAGCAGCAGAAAAGGAAAACATTTTTTGTGGGCCCTTGATAGACTTAAAGGATTGTTTTTGA
- the LOC137825386 gene encoding protein MAINTENANCE OF MERISTEMS-like gives MGAHVRLSWLRDVYEDACSRKQRIVAAKAYLLHLVGCTIFADKSATSVNVFYVGFFVDLRLTGGYSWAGAAVTHMYEQLGDCSYANTKQLAGYATLLQGWIYEHFPSIGMRRMQPLYFEDQPRCRMYDVGKGTSIVVVRSQLDALTPASIRFCPYDEHREERPFEWISLFSGYLRLGNWTQLHMPERVPRQYGYTQIIPRNPSVLRHGDPDTNEMDRRWLHYVDYVINDMAKAPYPDTCVEEYMSWFRSVSHPYVIHAEDDERPLQVPSDARGHGAHPEESHP, from the coding sequence ATGGGAGCTCATGTGcgcctgagttggttaagagatGTGTACGAAGATGCATGCTCAAGGAAGCAACGGATTGTGGCTGCCAAAGCTTACTTACTTCACCTTGTCGGTTGCACTATATTTGCCGACAAGAGTGCTACATCAGTTAATGTTTTTTATGTTGGATTTTTTGTTGATTTGAGGTTGACCGGTGGATATTCTTGGGCGGGAGCTGCAGTAACTCACATGTACGAGCAACTAGGAGATTGCAGTTATGCAAACACTAAGCAACTAGCTGGTTATGCAACATTGTTGCAAGGGTGGATTTATGAGCACTTCCCGTCTATAGGGATGAGACGTATGCAACCACTATATTTTGAAGACCAACCTCGATGTAGGATGTACGATGTAGGAAAAGGTACTTCAATTGTTGTTGTTCGATCACAGTTAGATGCATTGACACCAGCTTCAATTCGGTTTTGTCCATATGACGAGCATAGGGAAGAACGTCCATTCGAGTGGATTTCATTATTCTCTGGTTATTTGAGGCTTGGAAATTGGACACAATTGCACATGCCAGAACGTGTTCCGCGTCAGTATGGATATACACAGATCATCCCTCGTAACCCATCTGTACTTAGACATGGTGATCCGGATACAAATGAAATGGACCGTCGATGGTTACATTATGTTGATTATGTCATAAATGATATGGCCAAAGCACCTTATCCTGACACTTGCGTTGAAGAGTACATGTCTTGGTTTAGATCTGTATCACATCCATATGTGATTCATGCAGAGGATGATGAACGCCCTCTACAGGTACCCTCAGATGCACGTGGCCATGGAGCACATCCTGAGGAGTCACATCCTTAA
- the LOC137824468 gene encoding uncharacterized protein, with translation MSSKITIALVLGILVMFFFMSSQVEAKKDFKEDEVVGETIGVDGANLVARGGGFPGGFPGVGGFPGVGGFPGGGGFPGVGGFPGGGFPGGGGFPGGGGFPGGGFPGGGGFPGGGFPGGGFPGGGGFPGGGFPSWFCRFRCCSRNQFTGQCFRCCT, from the exons ATGAGTTCGAAGATAACAATAGCACTTGTCCTAGGTATCTTGGTAATGTTCTTTTTTATGTCATCACAAGTGGAAGCCAAGAAGGATTTCAAAGAGG ATGAGGTTGTTGGAGAGACAATTGGAGTGGATGGTGCCAACTTAGTTGCTCGAGGTGGAGGTTTCCCAGGTGGTTTCCCTGGTGTTGGCGGTTTCCCTGGTGTTGGCGGTTTCCCTGGTGGTGGCGGTTTCCCTGGTGTTGGCGGTTTCCCTGGTGGAGGATTTCCTGGTGGTGGCGGTTTTCCTGGTGGTGGCGGTTTTCCTGGTGGAGGTTTCCCTGGTGGTGGCGGTTTCCCTGGTGGAGGTTTCCCTGGTGGCGGTTTCCCTGGAGGCGGCGGTTTCCCAGGTGGTGGCTTTCCCTCATGGTTTTGTCGTTTCAGATGTTGTTCAAGGAATCAATTCACAGGACAATGCTTTAGGTGTTGCACATAA